Proteins co-encoded in one Myxococcus xanthus genomic window:
- a CDS encoding ABC transporter permease/M1 family aminopeptidase has translation MFTALLTFELRRRVKMISTWVYALMLAAAAALMTLAIGAVFKGFSVASGPELVRVNSPHTVFSFTISLAYFGLFMVAAVFGQAAYQDFGHNTWMLIFTKNVKKGPYLLGRFLGAYLFSAVLMLAIIPGLMVGAAGVWLVDADRLAPFQLTSYLWPYVIGVWPTLFFAGAVFFSLAALTRRMAPVYVGVVVLVMGYLTLSAAMSDVQHQDLASLLDPFGFLTFENATRYWTAAERNQDHVPFAGLLLANRLLWSVVGAALLGLAVLRFRTTVEEQRGRGTRKEKEAPAPVAIPTTLASPTTGSWLRTAFATSWLAYRDILRSPVFWSFVVAGLAMGTMGISISKQIYGTATWPVTWQVLETATRTFQPFLLITITFYAGELVWKERDAGLADIVDATRVPSWVTYGAKLGALLLVAFSLKAVALLSALLSQVLRGYVDIEWNLYATQLFLLDFPHDALLCVLAFFAQVLIHQKYLAYLVMVLYFVLQAALGLMGVEDLLVRYGSEPTLRYSDLNRFGSIIPALVWHRVYWYGLAALLVAVGYLLTVRGLEARWKQRWAAAKARRTGAWTAAAALSLCVFIGAGAFIYYNTHILNPYITRKDRERQQARYEKEYASYAALPHPRITAAKVTFHIHPEELRLEALGSYRIRNKTDAPISKVMLNLPDDARVRGLSLAGVTKPAMHDAELGIFIYELPTPLAPGADSAIVFDLEFGTKGFKHGGARTDIVGNGTFFDNMKLPVLGYQTGAELEDDRDRKDYGLPPRERLPDRDDPKAKQDNYIRQDSDFIAFEATVSTAKDQIAIAPGYLEKEWTEGNRRFFHYRMDKPILNFFSVLSARYEVMRDTWRDVKLEIYHHPTHTFALDRMMRGMKDTLEYCSENFGPYQHRQARILEFPRYASFAQSFPNTIPYSEALGFIARVEDGRADDVDYPYYVTAHEIAHQWWAHQVVGARAQGATMTSETMSQYAALMVMKHRFGPMKMKRFLKFELDRYLAARAFESKKEVPLARVEQQLYIHYQKGSLVMYALQDFIGEERVNRALRRYVEKVRFQGPPYTGSSELLGFLREETPPEYQYLIEDLFENITLYDNRAVSAQVRQNDQGTWDVTLKVKSKKYRAGEKGEQTEVDFNDWMDVGALDERGEAIFLEKRRVTKGESEFTFTVPVKPAQVGIDPLNVLIDRTSTDNVTEPTVASAVALGSPSTP, from the coding sequence ATGTTCACCGCCCTCCTGACCTTCGAATTGCGGCGCCGGGTGAAGATGATCTCCACCTGGGTCTACGCCCTGATGCTGGCCGCCGCCGCCGCGCTGATGACGCTGGCGATTGGCGCCGTGTTCAAGGGGTTCTCGGTGGCGTCGGGCCCGGAGCTGGTCCGCGTCAACAGCCCGCACACCGTCTTCAGCTTCACCATCAGCCTGGCCTACTTCGGCCTCTTCATGGTGGCCGCCGTCTTCGGCCAGGCCGCCTACCAGGACTTCGGCCACAACACGTGGATGCTCATCTTCACGAAGAACGTGAAGAAGGGCCCGTACCTGCTCGGCCGGTTCCTGGGTGCGTACCTCTTCAGCGCGGTGCTGATGCTGGCCATCATCCCCGGGCTGATGGTGGGCGCCGCGGGCGTGTGGCTGGTGGATGCCGATCGGCTCGCTCCGTTCCAGCTCACTTCCTACCTCTGGCCCTACGTCATCGGCGTCTGGCCCACGCTCTTCTTCGCCGGCGCCGTCTTCTTCTCGCTGGCCGCCCTGACGCGGCGCATGGCCCCCGTGTACGTGGGCGTCGTGGTGCTGGTGATGGGGTACCTGACGCTCAGCGCCGCCATGTCCGACGTGCAGCACCAGGACCTGGCGTCCCTGCTGGACCCGTTCGGCTTCCTCACCTTCGAGAACGCGACCCGCTACTGGACGGCGGCCGAGCGCAACCAGGACCACGTCCCCTTCGCCGGGCTGCTGCTCGCCAACCGGTTGCTGTGGAGTGTGGTGGGCGCCGCGCTCCTGGGACTGGCCGTCCTGCGCTTCCGCACCACCGTGGAGGAGCAGCGGGGACGCGGCACGCGCAAGGAGAAGGAGGCCCCCGCCCCGGTCGCCATCCCCACCACCCTGGCGTCGCCCACGACGGGCAGTTGGCTGCGCACGGCCTTCGCCACCTCCTGGCTGGCATACCGCGACATCCTCCGCTCCCCGGTGTTCTGGTCCTTCGTCGTGGCAGGGCTGGCCATGGGCACCATGGGCATCTCCATTTCGAAGCAGATATACGGCACCGCCACCTGGCCGGTGACGTGGCAGGTGCTGGAGACGGCCACGCGAACGTTCCAGCCCTTCCTGCTCATCACCATCACCTTCTATGCGGGTGAGCTGGTGTGGAAGGAGCGCGACGCGGGGCTGGCCGACATCGTGGACGCCACGCGCGTGCCGTCCTGGGTCACCTATGGCGCGAAGCTGGGGGCGCTGCTGCTCGTGGCCTTCTCCCTGAAGGCCGTGGCGCTGCTGTCCGCGCTGCTCTCCCAGGTGCTTCGCGGCTACGTCGACATCGAGTGGAACCTCTACGCCACACAGCTCTTCCTGCTGGACTTCCCGCATGACGCGCTGTTGTGCGTGCTGGCCTTCTTCGCGCAGGTGCTCATCCATCAGAAGTACCTGGCGTACCTGGTGATGGTGCTCTACTTCGTCCTCCAGGCCGCGCTGGGCCTGATGGGCGTGGAAGACTTGCTGGTCCGCTACGGCTCCGAGCCCACGCTTCGCTACTCCGACCTGAACCGCTTCGGCAGCATCATCCCCGCGCTCGTGTGGCACCGCGTCTACTGGTACGGGCTGGCGGCGTTGCTCGTGGCGGTGGGCTACCTGCTCACGGTCCGAGGCCTGGAGGCGCGCTGGAAGCAGCGCTGGGCAGCAGCCAAGGCTCGGCGCACGGGCGCGTGGACGGCGGCCGCGGCGCTGTCGCTCTGCGTCTTCATCGGGGCGGGCGCGTTCATCTACTACAACACCCACATCCTCAACCCGTACATCACGCGGAAGGACCGGGAGCGGCAGCAGGCCCGCTACGAAAAAGAGTACGCGTCCTACGCCGCCCTGCCCCACCCACGCATCACCGCCGCGAAGGTCACCTTCCACATCCACCCGGAAGAGCTGCGCCTGGAGGCCCTGGGCAGCTACCGCATCCGCAACAAGACCGACGCGCCCATCTCCAAGGTGATGCTCAACCTTCCGGACGACGCCCGGGTGCGCGGCCTGTCCCTCGCCGGCGTGACGAAGCCCGCGATGCATGACGCCGAGCTCGGCATCTTCATCTACGAGCTGCCCACGCCGCTGGCGCCCGGCGCCGACTCCGCCATCGTGTTCGACCTGGAGTTCGGCACGAAGGGCTTCAAGCACGGCGGGGCGCGCACGGACATCGTGGGCAACGGCACCTTCTTCGACAACATGAAGCTGCCGGTGCTCGGCTACCAGACGGGCGCCGAGTTGGAGGACGACCGGGACCGCAAGGACTACGGCCTGCCGCCTCGCGAGCGCCTGCCGGACCGCGACGACCCGAAGGCGAAGCAGGACAACTACATCCGCCAGGACTCGGACTTCATCGCCTTCGAGGCCACGGTGAGCACGGCGAAGGACCAGATTGCCATTGCCCCGGGTTACCTGGAGAAGGAGTGGACCGAGGGCAACCGCCGCTTCTTCCACTACCGGATGGACAAACCCATCCTCAACTTCTTCTCCGTCCTGTCCGCGCGCTACGAGGTGATGCGCGACACGTGGCGCGACGTGAAGCTGGAGATCTACCACCACCCCACGCACACCTTCGCGCTGGACCGGATGATGCGCGGCATGAAGGACACGCTGGAGTACTGCAGCGAGAACTTCGGGCCGTATCAGCACCGGCAGGCCCGCATCCTGGAGTTCCCCCGCTACGCGAGCTTCGCCCAGTCCTTCCCCAATACGATTCCGTATTCGGAGGCACTGGGCTTCATCGCCCGCGTGGAGGACGGACGCGCCGACGACGTGGACTACCCGTACTACGTCACCGCGCACGAGATTGCCCACCAGTGGTGGGCGCACCAGGTGGTGGGCGCGCGCGCGCAGGGCGCCACGATGACGTCGGAGACGATGTCGCAGTACGCCGCGCTGATGGTGATGAAGCACCGCTTCGGGCCGATGAAGATGAAGCGCTTCCTCAAGTTCGAGCTGGACCGCTACCTCGCGGCCCGCGCGTTCGAATCGAAGAAGGAGGTGCCGCTGGCACGGGTGGAACAGCAGCTGTACATCCACTACCAGAAGGGCAGCCTCGTCATGTACGCGCTGCAGGACTTCATCGGCGAGGAGCGGGTGAACCGCGCCCTGCGCCGCTACGTGGAGAAGGTCCGCTTCCAGGGCCCGCCGTACACCGGCTCCTCCGAGCTGCTGGGCTTCCTCCGGGAAGAGACGCCGCCGGAGTACCAGTACCTCATCGAGGACCTGTTCGAGAACATCACCCTCTACGACAACCGCGCCGTCTCCGCGCAGGTGCGGCAGAACGACCAGGGCACCTGGGACGTCACCCTCAAGGTGAAGTCGAAGAAGTACCGCGCCGGTGAGAAGGGCGAACAGACAGAGGTGGACTTCAACGACTGGATGGACGTGGGCGCGCTCGACGAGCGCGGCGAGGCGATCTTCCTGGAGAAGCGCCGGGTGACGAAGGGCGAATCGGAGTTCACCTTCACCGTTCCCGTGAAGCCCGCCCAGGTGGGCATCGACCCGCTCAACGTGCTCATCGACCGCACGTCCACCGACAACGTGACGGAGCCCACCGTCGCGTCCGCGGTAGCGCTGGGGAGCCCGTCCACGCCCTGA
- a CDS encoding ABC transporter ATP-binding protein has product MELRLEGVSKTYPNGTRALQGVNLTIPRGMFGLLGPNGAGKSTLMRSIATLQDVDAGTMTFDGIDLRRDKDRLREVLGYLPQDFGVYPKVTAWDMLDHLAQLKGLAQRGPRHDTVKALLQKTNLWEHRDRRLGGFSGGMKQRFGIAQALLGNPKLLIVDEPTAGLDPAERFRFHNLLAEISTDVVVLLSTHIVSDVADLCQNMAILAQGNVVASGHPLKLVESLHQRVWKRFVTHQEELDALMKQLEVIAVRRVAGQRLVHVYAESPPEGFEPASPDLEDVYFHALARASKQP; this is encoded by the coding sequence ATGGAGCTCAGACTGGAAGGCGTGTCGAAGACGTACCCCAACGGCACCCGTGCGTTGCAGGGTGTCAACCTCACGATTCCGCGCGGAATGTTCGGGCTGCTCGGGCCCAACGGCGCCGGCAAGTCCACGCTGATGCGCAGCATCGCCACACTGCAGGACGTGGACGCGGGCACCATGACCTTCGACGGCATCGACCTGCGCCGGGACAAGGACCGGCTGCGCGAGGTACTGGGTTACCTCCCACAGGACTTCGGCGTGTACCCCAAGGTGACGGCCTGGGACATGCTGGACCATCTGGCCCAGCTCAAGGGCCTGGCCCAGCGCGGCCCGCGCCATGACACGGTGAAGGCGCTCCTCCAGAAGACGAACCTCTGGGAGCATCGCGACCGGCGGCTCGGTGGATTCTCCGGCGGCATGAAGCAGCGCTTCGGCATCGCCCAGGCCCTGCTCGGCAATCCCAAGCTGCTCATCGTGGACGAGCCCACCGCCGGGCTCGACCCCGCCGAGCGCTTCCGCTTCCACAACCTGCTGGCGGAGATCAGCACCGACGTGGTGGTGCTGTTGTCCACGCACATCGTCTCCGACGTGGCGGACCTCTGTCAGAACATGGCCATCCTCGCCCAGGGGAACGTCGTGGCCAGCGGCCACCCGCTGAAGCTGGTGGAGTCCCTGCACCAGCGCGTGTGGAAGCGCTTCGTCACCCACCAGGAGGAACTGGACGCGCTCATGAAACAGTTGGAGGTCATCGCCGTGCGGCGCGTGGCCGGTCAGCGACTGGTCCATGTCTACGCGGAGTCCCCGCCAGAGGGCTTCGAGCCCGCCAGCCCCGACCTGGAGGACGTGTACTTCCACGCGCTCGCCCGGGCATCCAAGCAGCCCTGA
- a CDS encoding DUF2378 family protein, whose amino-acid sequence MPAEVTVQSTLFESLVRLAQPDAKLQAEFLAAGFDMDKPRATYPAAVFVGCQDATVRYRYKGMDRKSAYRTLGRELVRSYFDTLVGKVVGIALKVAGPERAMKRVSLSFSSVFSPVDIQVESLGPADWRVRFRGYPFPAEAAAGTCEGALRQAGATEPQANVERYEPPDGFDLRIRWS is encoded by the coding sequence ATGCCAGCCGAAGTCACTGTTCAATCAACGTTGTTCGAATCCCTGGTCCGCCTGGCGCAACCCGACGCGAAGCTCCAGGCCGAGTTCCTGGCCGCGGGCTTCGACATGGACAAGCCCCGCGCCACCTATCCGGCGGCCGTGTTCGTGGGTTGTCAGGACGCGACGGTGCGCTACCGCTACAAGGGCATGGACCGTAAGTCGGCCTACCGGACCCTGGGGCGGGAGCTGGTGCGCAGCTACTTCGACACCCTGGTGGGCAAGGTGGTGGGAATTGCCCTCAAGGTGGCCGGACCCGAGCGCGCCATGAAGCGCGTGTCGCTGAGCTTCAGCTCCGTCTTCTCCCCGGTGGACATCCAGGTGGAATCCCTGGGGCCGGCGGATTGGCGCGTCCGTTTCCGGGGCTACCCCTTCCCGGCGGAGGCCGCCGCGGGCACCTGTGAAGGTGCGCTGCGGCAGGCCGGCGCCACCGAGCCCCAGGCGAACGTGGAACGCTACGAGCCGCCCGACGGCTTCGACCTGCGCATTCGCTGGAGCTGA